From Fusobacterium varium:
AATAGTTATTGCATTTCCTTCTATAAACATTCCTACTATTATTAAGAAAACATTTACAATAATAAGGAACATATACTTATTGCTGATAACTTCTACTATATAATCTGTTAGTTGCTGAGGAACTCTCTCCTTAGTTAAAACCCATGAAAGAGCTGAAGCTGCACCTACAATAAGCATTATAGCTGAGGTAGTTATAACTGTTTCTTTTATTCCATCTAAAAATTTTTTCATTGTAAGTTCTCTATATACAATTCCAAGTATCAACGAGTAAATAATTGCCACTGACCCTGCTTCTGTTGGAGTAAATATTCCAATACGTATTCCCCCTATAATGATAATAGGAAGACATAAAGGCAACACAGCACCTTTTAGAGCTTTTAAAAATTCATTCATTTTTATTCGCTCTTCATGCAATGGCTTATATCCTCTTTTTTTAGACATAAAATGTACAAGAATCATCAGAGCTATACAAAGCATTGCCCCTACACTTAACCCTGCTACAAATAATTTACCTATAGAGACATTAGCTATTGAGCCATACAATATCATTCCAATGCCAGGGGGAATTAATGGAGTTATCATTGCTGATGTTGCTGTTACAACTGAAGAAAATTCTTTAGAAAAACCTTTTTTTTCCATTTCAGGAACAAGCATCTTTGCTTCCATTGCTGCATCTGCCAAATTTGATCCTGATAACCCTCCCATTAAAGTAGATAAAAGTATATTTACTTGAGCCAAACCTCCAGTCATACGTCCAGTTAGAACTCCACAAAATTCCATAATTCTTTGAGTGACTCCTGAATGATTCATAAAAACTCCAGCACATACAAAAAATGGAATTGCAAGAAGAGGTATACTTTCTACTCCCGCTACCAAACGCTGAGCTATAATTAGTTGAGGAACTCTTGGTGTAAGAATAAAATAAGTAACTGATCCTGCTAAAATAGAAATAAATACTGGAACTTTCAAAAATAAAAATACAAGCAGTACTATTCCTACTAATCCTACAATATTGATACTCATTTTACTCCTCCTCTCCTAAACCAATTAAATCTTTTCCAAATATAACTTTTATTTCTGCTATTATATAATTTACTATCATAAGAAAACATCCAACAGGTATAGCCAAATAAATATATTGAATAGGAATATGCAATATATTTGTACTTCTATTAGTTTTTATAAATTGAAGAACTAAGTTTTTTCCATTTATCAACATAAAAAATAAAACACTTATAGTTACTACAGCTATTATCACTTCAATTATTCTTTGAATATTTTTAGGAAACATATCAACTATCATATCAATAGCTATATGATTTGAATAACGAAATGCTGCACTTGCACCAAAAAATATTACCCATATTGCCAAACCAATTTGAACCTCTTCCTGCCATATTATAGGACTGTTCATGATATAACGCATTAGAGATCCTAAAAATGTAAGAATTATAAGTATTATCAGGGCAAGCCCTGAAATTAGTAAATCTAAACTAAGAATTTTTTGAATTATATTTTTCATCTTTATCTTCCCACTTTCTTTTTATGAGTATGGCACATATAAAATATGTGCCATACTCAAATTTTACTCTATAATAGAATTTATTTTTTCTGCTAAACCATTTGACCATTTATTTAATAATGTCTTATCTTGATAGAAAGGCTCTGCTGCTTTTCTAAATTCATCAAAATTAACTTCTGTTACTGTTACCCCTTCTTTTTTTAATTTCTCTAAACATTCTTCATCAGCTTTTGCAGCTAATTTATTTTGATATTCTCCAGCTTCTGTACAAGTCAATATTAATAAATCCTGTTCTTCTTTAGTTAAAGTATTAAAGAATTCATTTCCTATACATATAGATGATAAATCTCTTATATGTCCATCAAGCATAAGATATTTTGCAACCTCTTGATATTTTCCACTATAAATTACAGATAACGGATTTTCTAAACCATCAATTGTTCCTTGTTGAAGAGATGTGTAAACTTCTGAAAGTGCCATTGGAGTAGGTGTTGCTCCTAATACTTCAAATCCTTTTACATGAACTGTACTACTTTGAGTACGTATTTTCATTCCTTTTAAATCAGCTACATTTTTAACAGGTTTTGTAGTTATAGTATGTCTTACTCCATATCTCCAGTTTTTTCCAACTATTTTTAGTCCATTTTTTTCTAATTCATTTTCTTTTTCTCTCCACCAGTCACTAGCTGTTAATTTATCAAGTTGTTCCCAATTTTCAAATAAGTATGGTGCCTGCATAATACCTAAATCAGGAACTCCTCTATCTGCATAGAATGGTCCATTTCCAATAGCTACTATTGCATCTCCAGCAAGCATTTGATCAATCAAATCACTTTTAGATCCTAACTGCCCTGAAGGAAATACCTCTAGTTTCATTTTCCCATTACTACGCTCAGAAAGTATTTTTGCCCAGTATAGTGCTGCCTCTTGAACTGGATCTCCTGGATTATTGTCATGCCCAAATTGTATTACTATTGGCTTCTCTGCTTTTGTTCCATCTTCTTTTTTATCCCCTGAACATCCTATTAATAATACTGATAAAACTACTATTACCATTGAAAATATTTTTTTCATCTTCACTCCTCCTAATTTCTTAATTTAAAATTTCTGATATTTTTTTTGCTGTATCTTTTATTTTCTTCCCTCTTCTTTTTGTTTCCTCTCCATCTATCGTTGTGTATAGCCCTGCTAAACTTATTGCTCCAAATATTTTCCCTTCTTGGTATATTGGAGCTGCTACACAAGAAACCTCTATATCTCCTTCTCTATAATCTATAGAATATCCTCTCTTTTTTGTTTCCAAAATATCTTTTTTTAGCTTATCTGAATCAATTATTGTATAGTCTGTCTTAGGTTCTAATTTTGTTCTAGAAATATACTCTTCTAAGTCTTTTTCAGAATAAGTTGATAAAATTGCTTTTCCAAGTCCTGTATAATATAATGATTTTCTGCTTCCTAATACTGCTGTAGTCCTCACAGTTTTTGAGCTTTCTATCTTTGAAAGATATAATACATCATCTTCATCCTTCAATCCAAAAAATAATGTATCATTAAATTCATCAACTAATTCTCTTAAAAATGGTGTTACTATATCTAATATTTCCCTTTTTTCTCTCATTTTTAATGAAAGTTCAAATATTTTATTTCCAAGTTGATACAATTTTAAACTTTCATCACAACAATAAAGATAATTTTTAAAAACTAAAGCTTTTACTATATCATCCACAGAACTTCTTGGAATTTCCAATTCTTTTGAAAGCTGTGTTATTGTCATTCCATTTTTTGAGTTAGAAATTTTTTCAAGTATTTCCATTGTTTTTAAAGTCGACTTATTCAACATAATATCCCACCTTATTTTTTACTTTGTTCCCAGATTTTCAATGCTCCTATTGTTGCTAATTCGCTAGATATTATCATTTGAATATCGTTATCTAACTTCATTTCTGATAATAATTCAAATAATCCTTTAGCAATTATATTTCCCCCAGCTATTATTAGTTTCTTATATTTCTTTAAATAACCATTTTTTTCCAGAGAAGATATATCTTCACTTAAAACTAACCCTAAAAGATAGTTAGATTTTTCATTTATTGTAAGTTTTTCTGATAAATCCAAGCCTCGCAGCATAAATGAACCTTGGTTTATTCCATATTTTCTTCCAATTTTATTCCCCAACATTAAATATTTCTTTTCTATTTTATCTGCAAATTTTTCATCCACAGAAGTCTTTAATATAGTATATTTAGTCATCACATCATAGATTTCTCCACTCATAGTTGTAAGAAGATCCACTATGTTTCTGTTGTCTACTTCTATGAACTTATTATGTGATCCTGGAAGAATTACAAGTACTGGTTCATCTACTTTTATCTCCTCAAGTATCCCAAATACTTCTACTTCTTCTCCTCTTATCACATCTATACTTTTTAAATGTTCTTTTTTAAAATATTTTTTTTCTACTTTTATTCCTGTTATTAAATATATTTCAAATTCAAAAAATTTTACTTTTACTATATTTTTAGAAAATTTTTCTAAAGAAACAGGTACATGCAAATGTTCTATTTCTTTTAGTCCTAAAGCTGATGTTATCATTCCAGAAGCAATTATGCATTCAATATCTTCTTTTTCTATTTTATTCTCTTCTATACACTCTTGTAAAAGTTTATATAACTCACTTTCAAATTTTTCTTTTCCAATTTTTACTCCATAATTTTCTTTTCTTTCAAAAATTATTTTTTTTTCTTCTACAATTCTGATTCTTAAATTAGAAGTTCCTGCATCTATTGTTACAATTTTTTTCATTCTCACCATTTCCTTGCTAAAAACTTTCAGCAGCTTTTTTTATAGCAATTATATTTTCTCTTAATTCATTAAATCTTCCTGCTTTTATAAGTTTGTTATCCACTAAGGAACTCCCTATTCCAAGACAGCTGAAACCAGCTTTTAAGAATTCAGAAATATTATTTGCATTAACTCCTCCTACTGCCATACATTCAAGATCGTTAATTGGCCCTTTAAGAGATTTTAAATAAGAAAATGGTACTTCTCCTGCTGGGAATAATTTTAAAATTTTACAACAGCTATATTTCTTAGCTTTCATAGCTTCAGAAGCTGTAAAAAATCCACATACACATAATATTCCAATCTTTTCTGCTTCTTTTAATATTTCTTCATCCATATTAGGTGTAAGTATAAATTTAGCTCCATTTTTTACAGCAAAATTTAATCCCTCTAATGTTACTACTGTCCCTGCTCCAATTATAAAATCTTTAGAATATTTCTCTTTAAGTATTTCAAACTGTTTTTCTACATTTTTACTATTTAATGTTATTTCAAGAATTTTAATTTCTTCTTCTTTTAAAATCTCCAATGTACTTTCAAATTTTTCTAAAGGAACATCTCTTAGTATTGCTACTATTTTTTCTTTTCTTAATATATTTAGTAATTCTTCATACATACTTTTTACACCTCCTAACTCATACCGTAAATACGTTTATTACATGTATATACATTATATTGTTGATATAAATATATAACATTTTTTATTCTGTGTCAATAAAAAATACATAAAATTCTAAAAAAGTTTCTTTTGTATATTTTTAAACGTATTTACGTTATGAAAACCGAAATATTGTCATCTGATAGAACTTTTTTTACACAAAAAAAGACAGAGAATAAATCTCTGCCTCTATTTTTAGGTATTATTTAAATTGTTTGTCTTATATTTTTGGGAGTTATTTCCAATACTCTTGTTAAAAATGGAAATTTTTCTTTCATCATATCAAATTCTTTTCCTGAATCAAGAAATGCTGCTGTTCCTTCTATTACAAACCCTGTTCCCATTCCAATTTTGCCTTGAACATCTGGACTTCCTAATGTTAATATCACCTGATTATTATTTTTTATATTTTTTTCAGTTTTATGAAGCCATGCAGCTGGAATTAATATCTTATCCTCATCTGCAATCTGCAAATATTTGTTCCATGTATTAGAAACATGAACATTCCCCTCTGCCCAAGTTGTAATAGATACAACTCCATTGTGTGCTAAAACATTTTTAAAGATTTCATTGAACATAATTTATTCCTCCTAATTTTATATTTTTATTGGTAGTAATATTATTTACAATTTTCCTTTTGCTATTCCTTTTTCTTATTTTGAATAAATCAAAGGGGCTGTTGCAAATTTAAAACAGCCCAATTATCAAAAAAGCTGACTTGAAGTTTTCTTCTTGTCAGCTTTTTCTTTTTAAATAAAAAAAGGTATAAAATACTAAAAATTTTTTCAAATTTCTAATATAATATACCTATGCAAAAACCAACTAATAATAACATTTTTTTTCAATTAAATCAACCTAAACTTTTTAATTTTTTACAATATGAAATTTCTGATGATGATCCTGTAAGAAAACTTAGCTCAATATTGGAGGGATTAGATTTTAGTAGTTTAATGCAAGCATTTTCTTACAAAACAAAGGTACATCCTATCAGAATGTTTTCTATCATTGTTTATGCCTATTCGCGCAATTTAACTTCTACTAGAGATATAGAAATGGCTTGCCATGAAAATATTAAATTTAGGTTTCTTTTACAAGATTCTAAAATTCCTGATCACTCTACTATTTCTAGATTCTTAGTAAAAACTGAAGATATTCTTCCAGATCTATTTGAACAATTCGTTGAAAAAATTTTTGAAATGGAAAATATTTCCACTGAAACAATATATATTGATGGCACTAAAATTGAAGCATATGCTAATAAATATACATTTGTTTGGAAAAAATCTATTGAGAAATACAGAGATAGATTAGATAAAAAAATTCTTGAACTAATTTCAAATTTTAATGATGATTTCAACTTACAATATGACAACTTCCTTGAAATATATTCATATCTTTCTAATTTGAATTTTCAAATAGTCAAAGGTAGAGGAAAGAGAAAATCTAAAGAGCAAAAGTATTTAGAATTATGCGCAGAATACTTAGAAAAGTATCAAAAATATTCTAATCATTTTAAAAATCTTAATGGTAGAAATAGCTATTCAAAAACTGATATAGATGCTACTTTTATGAGAATGAAAGATGACCATATGAGAAATGGTCAATTAAAACCTGGATATAATCTACAAATAGGAGTGATTAGTGAATATATTTCTTCATATGAAATTTTTTCTAACTCTTCTGATTCTAAAACTTTGATTCCATTTTTAGAGAAAATTTCATCTCAAAATTTAGAAATTAAAAATATTGTAGCTGATGCAGGATATGAAAGTATTTCAAATTATGAATATTTGGAAAAAATGGACTATACTTCATATATAAAACCAATATATTTTGAAAAATCTAAAATCAGAAAGTTTAAAAATGATTTAAACGGAGTAGAAAATTTAATATATAATAATTCTGAAAATAAGCTATTTAGAAAAGATGGATTAGAATTAGAATTTCTATACTCTAACAAAAATAATACAGTTCAATATTTTTGGAATCCTGAAACTAACAAAAAAATTAAGTACAATGCGAGATTTAGAATTTTATCAAATAAATCAAAAGAGAATGTATCAAGCAATTATGGAAAACAATTAAGAATGAACAGAAGTATTCAAGTAGAAGGTGCTTTTGCAGTTTTGAAAGAAGATATGAAATTGCGAAAATTAAAAGTTCGAAGTAAAAAAAGTGTTTTAAGAGAAATATGTTTGTTTTGTATCGCTTACAACTTCAACAGATATCTAAGCAGAAATATAAATAATCGCTTAGGAACAACACTTCACTCATTAAAAGTAGCTTAGATAAATAAAAAATCATCTACTTCTTTTTTTGATACTTAAAAATAAATATAAAAATATAAATTAGCAGAAATCTATAAAATAGATTTCTATTTTTTTATAAAAAATAAGAGAAGCTGCACAAATTAGTTTATCAATCACTAATTTGCAACAGCCCCTCTTTTAATTATTTTATTAAATTTTTTATCCATTTTCCCGAACGAAGTCTTGGAATAGTAGCTGCGACTTTAAAGGGCTCTTCCAAACACACCATAAGATACACTAAAATTATTGGAAACTTAAAATATACAGCTCCTAAAAATGATAATGGAACTCCAATACACCAAACAGCAACTAATTCAGTTACTATTGCATAGAGGACATCTCCACCCCCACGAAGTACACCTATAATCTGTACTATTCCAAAAAATCTCAATGGAAGAGCTGCTGCCATTATTCTTAATACAATTATTACATTATGATAAGTTTCTGGAGTTATTTTAAACAGCATTGCTATAAGAGGGGCTACTGCAAAAAATACTATTCCTATTATTATACCAACCATGACTCCAAATACTGATATTTTCAGGGCATCTTTTTTAGCTTCTTCTTCAAGTCCTGCTCCTATCTTATTTCCAATCAATATAGCAGATGCTGAAGCTATACCTATTCCAAATATATTAAATACGTTATTTATTGTATTGGCTATCTGCATAGTAGCAGTAGCATTTGTTCCTAATTTTGAATAAGCTATGAAATATGCTGTTATTCCTCCTATCCACATTACATCATTAAATATAACTGGTGTAGCTGTTTTAAAAAACTTTATTACAAGAGAAAAATTAAAATCTAAAAGTTGAGATATGTTCTCTGCTACAACATTCTTATTTTTATATATTATAAAAAGTATAAAGGAAAGTTCCATGCTTCTTGATACAGTAGTTCCTAAAGCAGCTCCAGCTACTCCCATAACAGGAGCTCCAAATTTACCAAATATAAACATATAATTTAAAATACCATTAAATACAAGTCCTACTAAACTTCCATACATAGGTATCTTTGTCTGGCCTATACTTCTGAGAGAAGCAGCAAAAGCTAAGGATACAGTGGTAAATATATAACTCAAAGCTACCATTCTCAAATAATCTCTTCCTAATGAGATTACACTTACTTCTCTAGTAAATATACTCATTATTTTTTCTGGAATAAAAAATGCTGCTGCTGCATAAAAAATGGTTGCTAACATTCCAAACACAAGAGATATTCCTAAAAATTTATGTATGCTGGATACATCCTTCTTTCCCCAAAACTGTGACATAAATATTCCAGCTCCTAAAGTTATTCCCATTATAGAATAATAATAAACCATATAAAATTGATTTGATATCCCAACAGCGGCAATTTCATTCTCTCCTAAACTTCCTATCATCAAATTATCCAAAAGATTTAATGAAGCTGTTACAAGACTTTGTAATATTATTGGAACTGCTAGTACCAGCAGAGTTTTTATGAATCTTTTATCTAATCTCAATTTATCAAACATTTATTTCCTCCTAAAAAAATAAAAGCAGATGGGTTATCAGCCGCCCACCTGCTTTTTTCTTTATTTAACCTTGTATATTATACTATTTCAACTCTTATATGTCAATTTTAAAAATAAAGCTATACATTTGATAAAAAATAGTGTATAATAATTTTTGTAGTGATAAAAGATTTATGAGTTTTGAGGTTTTAATATTTAAAGGTCTTTCAAGAAGTATCTTCCTAAGTATTAAGTTTATACCTGATAGTTTGTCATAACTATTGCCAAAATATCACAAGTTATATCATTAAAAAATTTATATTTATGGAGGAAACAAATGAAAGGTACAGTTAAATGGTTTAACCAAGAAAAAGGATTTGGATTTATTACTGGTGAGGATGGAAAAGATATATTCGCTCACTTCTCTCAAATCCAAAAAGATGGATTCAAAACTTTAAATGAAAATGAAGAAGTTACTTATGATGTAATTGAAGGTCAAAAAGGACCTCAAGCAGCTAACATCAAAACTAAATAATTGATTTGGTATTGAATTAATCGGAACTAAGGAAACTTAGTTCCTTTTTTTATACACAAAAATTTTGATTATAAAAGTATTTTTTTCTTTCATTTTTTATGGTAAAATTATAGATGGAAAATATACATAAATATGTGGGAGGAATGATGTTCAAAATTTTTAAACCTTTTATACCTAAATCTATATTAGCCTCGCTCTTTAAAATGGGAGAAGCATTCTGTGATCTATCTCTTCCCTTGATAATGGCTAAAATTATAGATATAGGTGTTTCTAATAAAGATTTAACATATATTACTAAAATGGGTGGAATCATGGTAGCTATTGCATTGGTTGGATATATATGTTCTATCTTCTGCAATTATTTTTCTGTCCATTCAACTCAAAATTTTGGTGCTTCTCTTAGAGATAAAGTGTTTACTAAAATACAAAGTTTCAACTTTGTACATCTTAATAAATTTACTCAAGCATCTCTTATTACAAGAATAACTAAAGATGTAGATCAGATTATGAATATGTTTCTTATGTGTATAAGAATGGTGTTGAGAGGCCTTGTAACAGGTATAGGAGCTGTAATCATGGCTGTATCCATCAATCCTGTTCTTGCTATACTTTTCATATTCATAGTCCCAGCTATTGTTGGAATTACTATGTATTACATGAAAAAATCTTTTGATATTTATGCTGAAGTACAAAAAAAACTTGATAATCTTACTCTTGTAATGAGAGAAAACCTTACAGGTATCAGAGTCATTCGTGCTCTTTCAAAAGAAAAAATTGAAGCTGAAAGATTTAAGGAAAAAAATGATGATCTTAAACTAAAAACAATTGAAGCTGACAATCTTATGGCGAGTAAACTCCCATTTATTACTCTTATAATGAATATTGGAGTTGTTGCTGTTCTATGGTTTGGAGGTATCAGAGTAAACTATGGAAAAATGCATTTAGGAGAAGTTGTAGCTTTTATAAATTATCTTAATATGCTTCTTTTTTCAATGAATGCTCTTTCATTTCTTTTTACTTTGTATAGCAGAACTGCTATATCATATAGAAGGGTTAAAGAAGTTCTCTCTGAAGATATAGCTAATATGTCAGAAGAAGAATTTGAAAGAATATTCACAGATACAGTTATTGAATTTAAAGATGTTTCATTTTCATATGATAATACTGATAATTATATTCTTGAAAATATAAATTTAAAAATAAAAAAAGGCGAAAATATTGGAATAATTGGAGGTATAGGTTCTGGTAAAACTTCTCTTATATCCCTTATTCCTAAATTTTATGAAGTAACTAAAGGTGAAATTCTTATAGATGGCATAAATGTTAATAAATATAAAGAAAAAGAATTAAGAGATAAAATAGGAATAGTAATGCAGAAATCATTTCTTTTCTCTCAAAGTATAGAGCAGAATATTAAATGGGGGAAAGAACAAGCTTCTGATGAAGCTGTTAGAAATGTCATATCTATAGTTCAAGGAAAAGATTTTGTTGAAAAGCTTCCTGACCAGTATAAAACTGAAGTGACTAAAGGTGGAACTAATTTTTCTGGTGGTCAGAAACAAAGACTTTCTATAGCTAGAACTCTTATCAAAGAACCTGAAATACTAATATTTGATGACAGTTTTAGTGCTTTAGATTTTATAACAGAATATAATCTTAAAAACAAACTTAAAACTTATCTTAAAAATACTACTATTCTTACTATTTCCCAAAGAGTTGCTTCTCTTATGAAAATGGACAGAATAATAGTAATGGATAATGGAAAAGTAGTAGGATTTGATTCCCATGCTGCTTTAACTAAAAATTGTGAAATCTATAGAGAAATATGTGAATCACAAGAAATTTGTATACCAGGGGGGAATCATTGTGAAGTATAATTTATTTAAAAAACTACTCCCTTATTTAAAAAAATATAAACTTGAATTTATTTTTTTGATTTTTCTGGCAATAATAGGAAATCTTCTTACTTTAGTAGGACCCTATCTTGTAGGAAAAGGAATAAATCAAATACATTTTCAAATGAGTAAAAGTGACTTTATTCAGCTTGGAAAAATGTCCATATTACTTCTTTTCTCATATATAACTGGAGCAGTCCTCACTTTAATACAAAACATAAAAATGAATATCATATCACAGGATATTGTAAATAAGATGAGAAAAGATGGAATAGAAAAAATCCATAAATTTCCATTAAAATATTTTGATGGAATTTCACAAGGAAATATTATAAGTATAATGATAAATGATATTGATAATATAAGTGGTTCTCTTTCTCAAATAGGTACAAGAGTAATAGTAAATATCCTCACTATATTTACCGCTTTAGGAATAATGTTATATATTAGTCCTTCTCTTACTCTAATACAGCTTTTCCTAGTTTCTTTTACTGGGGTATTTTTAAAAAAAATAACAGAAAAAAGCCGTGAAAAAAGAAGAGTACAGCAAAAATATCTTG
This genomic window contains:
- a CDS encoding putative transcriptional regulator yields the protein MLNKSTLKTMEILEKISNSKNGMTITQLSKELEIPRSSVDDIVKALVFKNYLYCCDESLKLYQLGNKIFELSLKMREKREILDIVTPFLRELVDEFNDTLFFGLKDEDDVLYLSKIESSKTVRTTAVLGSRKSLYYTGLGKAILSTYSEKDLEEYISRTKLEPKTDYTIIDSDKLKKDILETKKRGYSIDYREGDIEVSCVAAPIYQEGKIFGAISLAGLYTTIDGEETKRRGKKIKDTAKKISEILN
- a CDS encoding putative transposase, coding for MQKPTNNNIFFQLNQPKLFNFLQYEISDDDPVRKLSSILEGLDFSSLMQAFSYKTKVHPIRMFSIIVYAYSRNLTSTRDIEMACHENIKFRFLLQDSKIPDHSTISRFLVKTEDILPDLFEQFVEKIFEMENISTETIYIDGTKIEAYANKYTFVWKKSIEKYRDRLDKKILELISNFNDDFNLQYDNFLEIYSYLSNLNFQIVKGRGKRKSKEQKYLELCAEYLEKYQKYSNHFKNLNGRNSYSKTDIDATFMRMKDDHMRNGQLKPGYNLQIGVISEYISSYEIFSNSSDSKTLIPFLEKISSQNLEIKNIVADAGYESISNYEYLEKMDYTSYIKPIYFEKSKIRKFKNDLNGVENLIYNNSENKLFRKDGLELEFLYSNKNNTVQYFWNPETNKKIKYNARFRILSNKSKENVSSNYGKQLRMNRSIQVEGAFAVLKEDMKLRKLKVRSKKSVLREICLFCIAYNFNRYLSRNINNRLGTTLHSLKVA
- a CDS encoding putative ABC transporter ATP-binding protein, with translation MFKIFKPFIPKSILASLFKMGEAFCDLSLPLIMAKIIDIGVSNKDLTYITKMGGIMVAIALVGYICSIFCNYFSVHSTQNFGASLRDKVFTKIQSFNFVHLNKFTQASLITRITKDVDQIMNMFLMCIRMVLRGLVTGIGAVIMAVSINPVLAILFIFIVPAIVGITMYYMKKSFDIYAEVQKKLDNLTLVMRENLTGIRVIRALSKEKIEAERFKEKNDDLKLKTIEADNLMASKLPFITLIMNIGVVAVLWFGGIRVNYGKMHLGEVVAFINYLNMLLFSMNALSFLFTLYSRTAISYRRVKEVLSEDIANMSEEEFERIFTDTVIEFKDVSFSYDNTDNYILENINLKIKKGENIGIIGGIGSGKTSLISLIPKFYEVTKGEILIDGINVNKYKEKELRDKIGIVMQKSFLFSQSIEQNIKWGKEQASDEAVRNVISIVQGKDFVEKLPDQYKTEVTKGGTNFSGGQKQRLSIARTLIKEPEILIFDDSFSALDFITEYNLKNKLKTYLKNTTILTISQRVASLMKMDRIIVMDNGKVVGFDSHAALTKNCEIYREICESQEICIPGGNHCEV
- a CDS encoding cold-shock protein — encoded protein: MKGTVKWFNQEKGFGFITGEDGKDIFAHFSQIQKDGFKTLNENEEVTYDVIEGQKGPQAANIKTK
- a CDS encoding TRAP transporter periplasmic component is translated as MKKIFSMVIVVLSVLLIGCSGDKKEDGTKAEKPIVIQFGHDNNPGDPVQEAALYWAKILSERSNGKMKLEVFPSGQLGSKSDLIDQMLAGDAIVAIGNGPFYADRGVPDLGIMQAPYLFENWEQLDKLTASDWWREKENELEKNGLKIVGKNWRYGVRHTITTKPVKNVADLKGMKIRTQSSTVHVKGFEVLGATPTPMALSEVYTSLQQGTIDGLENPLSVIYSGKYQEVAKYLMLDGHIRDLSSICIGNEFFNTLTKEEQDLLILTCTEAGEYQNKLAAKADEECLEKLKKEGVTVTEVNFDEFRKAAEPFYQDKTLLNKWSNGLAEKINSIIE
- a CDS encoding putative TRAP transporter small permease protein, which codes for MKNIIQKILSLDLLISGLALIILIILTFLGSLMRYIMNSPIIWQEEVQIGLAIWVIFFGASAAFRYSNHIAIDMIVDMFPKNIQRIIEVIIAVVTISVLFFMLINGKNLVLQFIKTNRSTNILHIPIQYIYLAIPVGCFLMIVNYIIAEIKVIFGKDLIGLGEEE
- a CDS encoding putative efflux transporter, whose amino-acid sequence is MFDKLRLDKRFIKTLLVLAVPIILQSLVTASLNLLDNLMIGSLGENEIAAVGISNQFYMVYYYSIMGITLGAGIFMSQFWGKKDVSSIHKFLGISLVFGMLATIFYAAAAFFIPEKIMSIFTREVSVISLGRDYLRMVALSYIFTTVSLAFAASLRSIGQTKIPMYGSLVGLVFNGILNYMFIFGKFGAPVMGVAGAALGTTVSRSMELSFILFIIYKNKNVVAENISQLLDFNFSLVIKFFKTATPVIFNDVMWIGGITAYFIAYSKLGTNATATMQIANTINNVFNIFGIGIASASAILIGNKIGAGLEEEAKKDALKISVFGVMVGIIIGIVFFAVAPLIAMLFKITPETYHNVIIVLRIMAAALPLRFFGIVQIIGVLRGGGDVLYAIVTELVAVWCIGVPLSFLGAVYFKFPIILVYLMVCLEEPFKVAATIPRLRSGKWIKNLIK
- a CDS encoding putative 2-dehydro-3-deoxyphosphogluconate aldolase yields the protein MYEELLNILRKEKIVAILRDVPLEKFESTLEILKEEEIKILEITLNSKNVEKQFEILKEKYSKDFIIGAGTVVTLEGLNFAVKNGAKFILTPNMDEEILKEAEKIGILCVCGFFTASEAMKAKKYSCCKILKLFPAGEVPFSYLKSLKGPINDLECMAVGGVNANNISEFLKAGFSCLGIGSSLVDNKLIKAGRFNELRENIIAIKKAAESF
- a CDS encoding TRAP transporter permease protein; its protein translation is MSINIVGLVGIVLLVFLFLKVPVFISILAGSVTYFILTPRVPQLIIAQRLVAGVESIPLLAIPFFVCAGVFMNHSGVTQRIMEFCGVLTGRMTGGLAQVNILLSTLMGGLSGSNLADAAMEAKMLVPEMEKKGFSKEFSSVVTATSAMITPLIPPGIGMILYGSIANVSIGKLFVAGLSVGAMLCIALMILVHFMSKKRGYKPLHEERIKMNEFLKALKGAVLPLCLPIIIIGGIRIGIFTPTEAGSVAIIYSLILGIVYRELTMKKFLDGIKETVITTSAIMLIVGAASALSWVLTKERVPQQLTDYIVEVISNKYMFLIIVNVFLIIVGMFIEGNAITIILVPLLAPIALKLNIDPIHFAMIFIFNVSIGTLSPPMGTLMFVTCGVTKCKIKNFIKEAVPFYILLLIVLGLLTFVPQFSTALVNMLY